One window of Quercus robur chromosome 12, dhQueRobu3.1, whole genome shotgun sequence genomic DNA carries:
- the LOC126709050 gene encoding syntaxin-124-like, with translation MNDLFSSSFKKYTDLKQQVFLDDMEAGKESVNLDRFFGDVENVKEDMRQVEKLYKQLQEANEECKTVHNAKTMKDLRARMDANVGQVLKRVKVVKGKLEGLERSNAANRNLPGCGPGSSADRTRTSVVSGLGKKLKDMMDDFQGLRTRMTAEYKETVERRYFTITGEKANEETIENLISSGEGESFLQKAIQEQGRGQILDTISEIQERHDAVKEIEKNLIELHQVFLDMAALVEAQGHQLNDIESHVAHANSFVRRGTEQLQEARVQQKSSRKWTVIAIVGGAVLMFIILFPLLKTVMPKK, from the coding sequence ATGAACGACTTGTTCTCGAGCTCATTCAAGAAATACACAGACCTGAAGCAGCAGGTTTTTCTGGATGACATGGAAGCTGGCAAAGAGAGTGTCAACCTTGATAGGTTCTTTGGAGATGTAGAGAATGTCAAGGAAGACATGAGGCAAGTTGAGAAGCTGTATAAGCAATTGCAAGAAGCCAATGAAGAATGCAAAACTGTCCACAATGCTAAAACAATGAAGGACCTTCGAGCCCGGATGGACGCAAATGTTGGTCAAGTCCTCAAACGGGTTAAAGTTGTAAAGGGAAAGCTTGAAGGCTTAGAACGTTCCAATGCAGCTAATAGGAACCTTCCTGGTTGTGGTCCAGGTTCTTCTGCAGATAGAACAAGGACCTCAGTGGTTAGTGGCTTGGGAAAGAAACTCAAGGACATGATGGATGATTTTCAAGGATTAAGAACCAGAATGACAGCTGAGTATAAAGAAACAGTGGAAAGAAGGTATTTCACAATCACAGGAGAGAAGGCAAATGAAGAAACTATTGAGAATTTAATATCAAGTGGGGAAGGTGAAAGTTTTCTGCAGAAGGCAATTCAGGAACAAGGGAGAGGTCAAATATTGGATACCATATCAGAAATTCAAGAAAGACATGATGCAGTGAAGGAGATAGAGAAGAACTTGATTGAGCTTCATCAGGTATTTTTGGACATGGCTGCTCTGGTGGAGGCACAGGGTCATCAACTCAATGACATAGAGAGTCATGTAGCGCATGCTAATTCGTTTGTGAGACGAGGCACTGAGCAGCTTCAGGAGGCCAGGGTGCAACAGAAGAGCTCTCGGAAGTGGACAGTCATAGCCATTGTTGGTGGTGCAGTGCTCATGTTTATCATCCTATTTCCACTCTTAAAAACTGTTATGCCTAAAAAGTGA
- the LOC126709093 gene encoding translocator protein homolog, translated as MASRNNNLDTTNTASMASQTLKHRSRDDPNIITTTRNNKSTKNRRENNMAMAKRGLRSLAITVSIPLSLTLLTIYLTSTHSYVMVSKPSWFPPLWAIHITSLASSFLLGLSAWLVWAVGGFHQKPTALSLYLAQLGLSLVWHPIVLGSGASWVGLAVCLATFGALVGCFRICKEVNPTAGDIIAPCLAWTAFLAIVNLTLIFL; from the coding sequence ATGGCTTCCCGGAACAATAACCTTGATACCACAAACACTGCTTCCATGGCTTCCCAAACCCTCAAACATCGTTCTAGGGATGATCCCAACATCATCACCACCACCCGCAACAACAAGAGCACTAAAAACAGACGTGAAAACAACATGGCCATGGCCAAACGTGGCCTTAGGTCACTTGCCATAACAGTTTCAATCCCACTTTCTCTTACCCTTTTGACCATTTACCTCACCTCCACTCACAGCTACGTTATGGTATCGAAGCCCTCTTGGTTCCCACCCTTGTGGGCCATACATATCACAAGCTTGGCTTCGAGTTTCTTGTTGGGTCTTTCAGCTTGGCTTGTATGGGCTGTAGGTGGGTTTCATCAGAAACCAACGGCTTTGTCTCTTTATTTGGCCCAGCTCGGGTTGAGTTTGGTTTGGCATCCGATTGTTCTTGGATCCGGGGCTAGTTGGGTCGGGTTGGCGGTGTGTTTGGCTACATTTGGGGCTTTGGTTGGATGTTTTCGGATCTGTAAGGAGGTGAATCCGACTGCTGGTGATATAATTgcaccttgtttagcttggactGCGTTTTTGGCTATAGTAAATCTTacacttatttttctttga